From a single Nicotiana tomentosiformis chromosome 2, ASM39032v3, whole genome shotgun sequence genomic region:
- the LOC104104785 gene encoding protein FAR-RED ELONGATED HYPOCOTYL 1 — MEEDMIISAHINSVDMNKVLPTSLAYFNKKRKFQAEQLGMPLPKHMCSYQSYAECSSSPTGTEAKESLAFMIKAEYDRRGRDDDSELESEKDSNSLIGDADSVTSGEAKINPGCLKSCSSDQASTSSFNWGGNRSKNALYSLESRSVTKLTPDRPEQPPTGGEWDTLHHGSGCHPSLDYEEHLLEFGNLGDCTCAECRNEGIELSTEKELEDTLYSNGVNPNNYVLSSGRWTVNQDSEPGPKKLTIDKEFEQYFSMLML, encoded by the exons ATGGAGGAAGATATGATTATTTCTGCTCATATCAACAG TGTTGATATGAACAAGGTACTGCCTACTAGCCTTGCTTACTTTAACAAGAAAAGAAAGTTTCAAGCTGAACAACTGGGAATGCCTCTACCAAAGCATATGTGCTCATATCAGAGCTATGCTGAATGTAGTTCTTCACCTACTGGTACAGAGGCTAAAGAGTCTTTGGCATTCATGATTAAGGCAGAATACGATAGAAGGGGCCGAGATGATGACTCAGAACTAGAATCTGAGAAAGACAGCAATAGCCTTATTGGAGATGCTGACTCTGTCACGTCTGGTGAGGCTAAAATTAATCCTGGATGTCTGAAATCATGCTCATCCGATCAGGCTTCAACTTCATCTTTTAATTGGGGAGGAAACCGGTCCAAGAATGCTCTTTATTCTTTGGAGAGCAGATCAGTGACAAAATTAACACCTGATAGGCCGGAGCAACCACCTACTGGCGGAGAATGGGATACTCTACATCATGGTTCTGGGTGCCACCCGTCACTAGATTATGAAGAGCACTTGTTGGAATTTGGAAATCTTGGGGATTGCACTTGTGCAGAATGCAGGAATGAGGGCATTGAGTTGTCAACAGAAAAGGAACTTGAAGATACTCTGTACTCCAATGGGGTGAATCCAAATAATTATGTTCTTTCATCTGGAAGATGGACAGTTAACCAAG ATTCAGAGCCAGGTCCCAAGAAACTAACCATTGACAAAGAGTTTGAGCAGTACTTTTCCATGCTAATGCTGTAA